One region of Cucurbita pepo subsp. pepo cultivar mu-cu-16 chromosome LG03, ASM280686v2, whole genome shotgun sequence genomic DNA includes:
- the LOC111790697 gene encoding ATP synthase mitochondrial F1 complex assembly factor 2: protein MASSILAKMAKSIRIANPTLIPSHSFRWRTLTTSVATAAEQSQADAASFTFSEDSTREDPIFVKAPNTKSGADSSSYSSSSVTMPTSFMTGSVVGKRFYKQVTTREADDRNGWTVMLDYRTLKTPSKRPLKLPTLGLAKAVAAEWEYQETDGIRPFSMPLMKLACTALERVPLTRPKIIEHLVQKFNQDLVFCRAPDDNVLTSGVYERQVEKIDPLLDWVRLEFGFKPIVYSSFFGGKQEDGLIKAVEDLLRKTDDCELASIDAIASAAHSLVIAIAIFRGKLQIEEAIELIRLEEDLQVDKWGLVEGGHDVDIADLRVQISSAAVFLALSRRF, encoded by the exons ATGGCGAGCTCAATTCTTGCAAAAATGGCGAAATCAATCAGAATCGCCAATCCCACGCTAATTCCATCTCATTCGTTTCGCTGGCGTACGCTTACTACCAGTGTCGCCACCGCCGCCGAACAATCTCAAGCCGACGCCGCCTCCTTCACATTCTCCGAGGACAGTACTAGAGAAGATCCTATATTCGTCAAGGCTCCAAACACGAAATCCGGAGCTGATTCTTCATCCTATTCCAGTTCTTCGGTGACGATGCCGACCTCGTTCATGACTGGTTCTGTCGTAGGCAAGCGGTTTTACAAGCAAGTGACTACGAGAGAGGCAGATGATCGGAATGGATGGACGGTGATGCTTGATTACCGGACGCTGAAGACTCCTTCGAAGAGGCCGCTGAAGCTACCGACTCTTGGCCTTGCCAAGGCAGTTGCGGCTGAGTGGGAATATCAG GAAACCGATGGGATTAGACCTTTCTCAATGCCTCTAATGAAACTTGCCTGTACCGCATTGGAAAGAGTGCCTCTTACCAGGCCCAAGATTATCGAACATTTAGTGCAGAAATTCAATCAGGATCTGGTTTTCTGTCGTGCTCCGGATGACAATGTTCTAACAAGTGGAGTTTATG AACGACAAGTGGAGAAAATCGATCCTTTACTCGACTGGGTGCGCTTAGAATTTGGCTTTAAGCCTATTGTATATTCCAGCTTTTTTGGTGGGAAACAGGAGGATGGTCTTATAAAGGCTGTTGAAGATCTTCTGAGGAAAACAGATGACTGTGAATTGGCATCAATTGATGCCATTGCATCAGCTGCACACTCTTTAGTAATTGCTATTGCAATTTTTCGTGGAAAGTTGCAGATTGAAGAAGCAATCGAGTTGATTAGACTCGAAGAAGATCTACAG GTGGATAAATGGGGTCTGGTCGAAGGTGGTCACGATGTCGATATTGCTGATCTACGGGTTCAGATCTCATCTGCCGCAGTATTTCTTGCTCTTTCAAGGAGGTTTTGA
- the LOC111790698 gene encoding succinate dehydrogenase [ubiquinone] iron-sulfur subunit 2, mitochondrial — protein MASGILRRAIARVSATSPSRFVRIRAHASAAEAQQVEQKVAASTNLKTFAIYRWNPDSPSKPELQEYKIDLKECGPMVLDALIKIKNEVDPTLTFRRSCREGICGSCAMNIDGCNGLACLTKIPSGASSTITPLPHMFVIKDLVVDMTNFYNQYKSIEPWLKRKSEPPVPGKEILQSKKDRAKLDGMYECILCACCSTSCPSYWWNPESYLGPAALLHANRWISDSRDEYTKERLEAINDEFKLYRCHTILNCARACPKGLNPGKQIQNIKQLQLVG, from the exons ATGGCGAGCGGAATCCTGAGGAGGGCAATAGCTAGGGTTTCTGCAACTTCACCTTCAAGATTCGTTCGAATTCGAGCACATGCTTCGGCTGCCGAAGCGCAGCAAGTCGAGCAGAAAGTGGCCGCCTCAACGAACCTAAAGACATTCGCAATCTACCGATGGAACCCTGATAGTCCTTCCAAACCAGAGCTTCAGGAGTACAAGATCGATCTCAAAGAGTGCGGCCCCATGGTGCTAGATGCGCttatcaaaatcaagaacgaGGTCGACCCGACTCTGACCTTTCGCCGTTCGTGCCGAGAGGGGATCTGCGGCTCCTGTGCGATGAACATCGATGGATGTAATGGATTGGCTTGCTTGACCAAGATTCCGTCCGGAGCTTCCTCGACGATTACGCCGCTGCCTCATATGTTCGTGATCAAGGATCTGGTGGTGGACATGACCAATTTCTATAACCAGTATAAGAGTATTGAGCCGTGGCTGAAGAGGAAGAGCGAGCCGCCTGTGCCTGGGAAGGAGATACTTCAGAGTAAGAAAGATAGGGCTAAGTTGGATGGAATGTATGAGTGTATATTGTGTGCTTGCTGTAGTACATCGTGCCCCAGCTATTGGTGGAACCCGGAGTCCTACCTCGGACCAGCCGCTTTGCTCCATGCCAATAG GTGGATAAGCGATAGCCGTGATGAATATACCAAAGAAAGACTTGAGGCAATAAATGATGAATTCAAGCTCTATCGTTGTCATACTATTCTGAACTGTGCCCGCGCATGTCCCAAGGGTTTGAACCCTGGAAAACAGAttcaaaatatcaaacaactTCAGCTTGTGGGTTGA
- the LOC111789824 gene encoding uncharacterized membrane protein At3g27390-like isoform X1: protein MEPPRGFLSWLWSFIRFIPFFVGLLLLGTIKGIILCPLICLLMVAGISGIILGLWPMHFVWSYYSILSAKQLGPVLKFVLCFGALPVPLILWPVVGIAASFIGGAAYGFFSPILATFDAVGESKNNQFFHCFYDGTWDTIKGCFTVIRDFGDFCSYSYISFMQDLRQRIPPNGEHYEIKLIYLPGALIAGILGIAVDAFMISLIAICKSPIMLFKGWNRLFHDLIGREGPFLETICVPFAGLIILLWPLAVVGSVLGSIASSLFLGAYAAIVTYQEASFLLGLRYIVTSLSIYDEYSNDILDMREGSCFPRLNYQRKEGQSSMAGSRTSSSSSDPPARMNSLNKPMIDWKSFDLVDRLFKECQRHGETMVCEGIITSNDIEDAQSGNGSKVISIGLPAFCILETLLRSAKANTSGLLLSDNVTEISSTNRPKDAFFDWFFNPLLIIKEQIRAEKLCESEEEYLHRLVLLSDDPKRLKSLTTVMPPESERRQAELEALARRLRGITKSISRYPTFRRRFDNLVKKLSEELSKKNGSFQSTKGSRSLSRSRSAFGRLFSQKSSSDKTSYRGSERESHPDETDIEIV from the exons ATGGAACCTCCGAGGGGGTTCTTGTCTTGGCTATGGAGTTTTATTCGCTTCATTCCCTTTTTTGTTGGTCTGTTGCTTCTGGGCACCATTAAAG GTATCATTCTGTGCCCTCTGATATGTCTCCTAATGGTTGCTGGAATCTCTGGTATCATATTAGGCCTTTGGCCAATGCACTTTGTCTGGTCGTATTACAGCATTCTGAG TGCCAAACAACTAGGAcctgttttaaaatttgttctcTGCTTTGGAGCGCTACCCGTTCCCTTGATTTTGTGGCCAGTGGTTGGTATAGCTGCAAGTTTCATTGGTGGAGCGGCGTATGGATTTTTTTCGCCTATACTTGCTACATTCGATGCTGTTGGAGAATCAAAGAACAACCAATTTTTTCATTGCTTCTAT GATGGAACTTGGGACACAATTAAAGGATGCTTCACAGTTATTCGAGATTTTGGGGACTTTTGCTCCTATTCCTATATATCATTTATGCAGGACCTGCGACAAAGAATACCTCCAAACGGCGAACACTATGAGATCaa GTTGATCTATCTCCCTGGAGCTTTAATTGCTGGGATTCTCGGTATCGCTGTCGATGCATTCATGATCTCGCTTATAGCCATATGCAAAAGTCCTATTATGCTTTTCAAAGGGTGGAATCGCTTGTTTCATGACCTTATAGGGCGAGAAGGTCCCTTTTTAGAAACAATATGTGTTCCATTTGCTGGTCTTATTATCCTACTTTGGCCATTAGCTGTTGTGGGTTCAGTTTTGGGCTCAATCGCCTCCAGTCTCTTCTTGGGTGCCTATGCAGCGATTGTTACATATCAg GAGGCTTCTTTTTTATTGGGGCTGCGATACATTGTTACATCCTTGTCGATTTATGATGAATACAGCAACGATATTCTTGACATGCGAGAGGGATCGTGCTTTCCCAG GCTAAATTATCAAAGAAAGGAGGGCCAATCATCAATGGCTGGTTCACGTACATCCTCCTCAAGCTCCGATCCACCTGCACGCATGAATTCGCTCAACAAACCTATGATTGATTGGAAGTCATTTGAT CTGGTTGATAGGTTGTTTAAGGAGTGTCAACGCCATGGAGAAACTATGGTTTGTGAAGGAATAATAACGTCAAATGATATTGAAGATGCACAGTCAGGCAACGGAAGCAAAGTTATTAGCATTGGCTTACCAGCTTTTTGCATTCTTGAAACATTATTACGCTCTGCAAAAGCAAATACATCTGGACTTCTGTTAA GTGACAACGTTACAGAAATTTCTAGCACAAACAGGCCCAAGGATGCCTTCTTTGATTGGTTTTTTAACCCACTTTTGATAATCAAAGAACAAATTAGAGCAGAAAAACTTTGCGAGTCAGAAGAGGAATACTTACATAGATTAGTTCTGTTGAGTGATGATCCTAAGAGGCTGAAAAGTTTAACCACTGTAATGCCTCCAGAATCCGAGCGAAGACAAGCTGAACTCGAAGCACTAGCTCGAAG GCTTCGAGGAATCACTAAATCCATCTCAAGGTATCCAACTTTCAGGCGCCGTTTCGATAATCTTGTAAAGAAGTTATCTGAAGAACTTTCGAAGAAAAATGGTTCTTTCCAGTCAACCAAGGGAAGTAGGTCGTTATCAAGGTCAAGAAGTGCATTTGGCAGATTGTTCAGTCAAAAATCTTCAAGCGACAAAACAAGCTACAGAGGGTCTGAGAGAGAATCTCATCCAGACGAAACAGATATCGAAATTGTTTAG
- the LOC111789824 gene encoding uncharacterized membrane protein At3g27390-like isoform X2, whose amino-acid sequence MLLLKTLLSTYYGERNGGLEEYTIGDLYKSIILCPLICLLMVAGISGIILGLWPMHFVWSYYSILSAKQLGPVLKFVLCFGALPVPLILWPVVGIAASFIGGAAYGFFSPILATFDAVGESKNNQFFHCFYDGTWDTIKGCFTVIRDFGDFCSYSYISFMQDLRQRIPPNGEHYEIKLIYLPGALIAGILGIAVDAFMISLIAICKSPIMLFKGWNRLFHDLIGREGPFLETICVPFAGLIILLWPLAVVGSVLGSIASSLFLGAYAAIVTYQEASFLLGLRYIVTSLSIYDEYSNDILDMREGSCFPRLNYQRKEGQSSMAGSRTSSSSSDPPARMNSLNKPMIDWKSFDLVDRLFKECQRHGETMVCEGIITSNDIEDAQSGNGSKVISIGLPAFCILETLLRSAKANTSGLLLSDNVTEISSTNRPKDAFFDWFFNPLLIIKEQIRAEKLCESEEEYLHRLVLLSDDPKRLKSLTTVMPPESERRQAELEALARRLRGITKSISRYPTFRRRFDNLVKKLSEELSKKNGSFQSTKGSRSLSRSRSAFGRLFSQKSSSDKTSYRGSERESHPDETDIEIV is encoded by the exons ATGCTGTTGCTGAAAACACTATTGAGTACTTACTACGGAGAAAGGAATGGTGGATTGGAGGAATATACCATTGGAGATTTGTACAAAA GTATCATTCTGTGCCCTCTGATATGTCTCCTAATGGTTGCTGGAATCTCTGGTATCATATTAGGCCTTTGGCCAATGCACTTTGTCTGGTCGTATTACAGCATTCTGAG TGCCAAACAACTAGGAcctgttttaaaatttgttctcTGCTTTGGAGCGCTACCCGTTCCCTTGATTTTGTGGCCAGTGGTTGGTATAGCTGCAAGTTTCATTGGTGGAGCGGCGTATGGATTTTTTTCGCCTATACTTGCTACATTCGATGCTGTTGGAGAATCAAAGAACAACCAATTTTTTCATTGCTTCTAT GATGGAACTTGGGACACAATTAAAGGATGCTTCACAGTTATTCGAGATTTTGGGGACTTTTGCTCCTATTCCTATATATCATTTATGCAGGACCTGCGACAAAGAATACCTCCAAACGGCGAACACTATGAGATCaa GTTGATCTATCTCCCTGGAGCTTTAATTGCTGGGATTCTCGGTATCGCTGTCGATGCATTCATGATCTCGCTTATAGCCATATGCAAAAGTCCTATTATGCTTTTCAAAGGGTGGAATCGCTTGTTTCATGACCTTATAGGGCGAGAAGGTCCCTTTTTAGAAACAATATGTGTTCCATTTGCTGGTCTTATTATCCTACTTTGGCCATTAGCTGTTGTGGGTTCAGTTTTGGGCTCAATCGCCTCCAGTCTCTTCTTGGGTGCCTATGCAGCGATTGTTACATATCAg GAGGCTTCTTTTTTATTGGGGCTGCGATACATTGTTACATCCTTGTCGATTTATGATGAATACAGCAACGATATTCTTGACATGCGAGAGGGATCGTGCTTTCCCAG GCTAAATTATCAAAGAAAGGAGGGCCAATCATCAATGGCTGGTTCACGTACATCCTCCTCAAGCTCCGATCCACCTGCACGCATGAATTCGCTCAACAAACCTATGATTGATTGGAAGTCATTTGAT CTGGTTGATAGGTTGTTTAAGGAGTGTCAACGCCATGGAGAAACTATGGTTTGTGAAGGAATAATAACGTCAAATGATATTGAAGATGCACAGTCAGGCAACGGAAGCAAAGTTATTAGCATTGGCTTACCAGCTTTTTGCATTCTTGAAACATTATTACGCTCTGCAAAAGCAAATACATCTGGACTTCTGTTAA GTGACAACGTTACAGAAATTTCTAGCACAAACAGGCCCAAGGATGCCTTCTTTGATTGGTTTTTTAACCCACTTTTGATAATCAAAGAACAAATTAGAGCAGAAAAACTTTGCGAGTCAGAAGAGGAATACTTACATAGATTAGTTCTGTTGAGTGATGATCCTAAGAGGCTGAAAAGTTTAACCACTGTAATGCCTCCAGAATCCGAGCGAAGACAAGCTGAACTCGAAGCACTAGCTCGAAG GCTTCGAGGAATCACTAAATCCATCTCAAGGTATCCAACTTTCAGGCGCCGTTTCGATAATCTTGTAAAGAAGTTATCTGAAGAACTTTCGAAGAAAAATGGTTCTTTCCAGTCAACCAAGGGAAGTAGGTCGTTATCAAGGTCAAGAAGTGCATTTGGCAGATTGTTCAGTCAAAAATCTTCAAGCGACAAAACAAGCTACAGAGGGTCTGAGAGAGAATCTCATCCAGACGAAACAGATATCGAAATTGTTTAG
- the LOC111791462 gene encoding pentatricopeptide repeat-containing protein At3g46610-like isoform X1, with amino-acid sequence MHVHSNWCPISSSGVELGSYSVVHRSWKRINRVGFSDSCYGNGNFSLISFNLSVLRSGFCCETSRFECIREFRHGCSKLRVAPLMKPKRNSLGAWFLFAWTVEQPTIDDEISRVESNSRDDFRESSLDWDVYDPGNVNSENSHGRGNFKDEEGMEGEGDVKVDVRALARRLQLARTADDVEELLKDVGVLPLQVFSSIIRGFGRNRRLECAVALVEWLKKKKIETNGRIAPNLFIYNSLLGAVKQSGEFLKMEDVLTDMAQEGIVSNVVTYNTIMSIYLEQGLAIKALGILEEMPRKGLTPCPVSYSTALQAYRRMNDGNGALKFMIELRERYRNGELVKDDDVDWADKILKLEKFTRRVCYQVMRIWLAKDDPANTKVLQLLMEMDKAGLSLDRVEEERLIWACTCAEHHNVAKELYYRIREKQCSISLSVCNHVIWLMGKARKWWAALEIYEDLLEKGPKPNNLSNELIVSHFNVLLTAAKKRGIWRWGVRLLDKMEEKGLKPGIREWNAVLVACSRAAETSAAIDIFRRMVEKGEKPTVLSYGALLSALEKGKLYDEARNVWDHMIKVGVEPNIYAYTTMTSIFTGQGKFNMVEVTLNDMVTSGIEPTVVTYNAIITGCVRNGMSSVAYEWFHRMKARNISPDEVSYELLVEALAKEGKPRLAYELYLSAKDEGLNLSSKIYDAVIQSSQVHGASIDIRLLGPRPLDKNKSS; translated from the coding sequence ATGCATGTTCATAGTAATTGGTGTCCGATTAGTAGCTCCGGCGTTGAATTAGGTTCTTATTCTGTAGTTCATCGGTCATGGAAAAGAATAAATCGTGTTGGGTTTTCTGATAGTTGTTATGGAAATGGGAATTTCTCTTTGATTTCCTTTAATTTGAGTGTTTTGAGAAGTGGATTTTGTTGCGAGACTTCGAGATTTGAATGTATCCGTGAGTTCCGCCATGGCTGTTCTAAGCTTAGAGTTGCTCCATTAATGAAGCCGAAGAGGAATTCCCTTGGGGCTTGGTTTTTATTTGCTTGGACTGTTGAACAACCAACGATTGATGATGAAATTTCTAGGGTTGAATCAAATTCTAGAGATGATTTTCGTGAGAGTAGTTTAGATTGGGATGTATATGATCCTGGCAATGTTAATAGTGAAAATAGCCATGGAAGAGGAAATTTTAAAGACGAGGAAGGAATGGAGGGAGAGGGAGATGTTAAGGTCGATGTTCGTGCACTAGCACGTCGGTTGCAGCTTGCTCGAACGGCGGATGATGTTGAGGAGCTTCTCAAGGATGTCGGCGTATTGCCTCTTCAAGTGTTCTCATCCATTATAAGAGGTTTTGGGAGGAACAGAAGGTTGGAATGTGCAGTGGCTCTTGTTGAATGgcttaagaaaaagaagattgaaACTAATGGTCGTATTGCGCCGAACTTGTTCATATACAACAGTCTTCTCGGTGCAGTTAAGCAATCCGGAgagtttttgaaaatggaagatgtcTTGACTGATATGGCACAGGAAGGAATCGTTTCAAATGTTGTTACGTACAATACGATTATGTCCATTTACTTGGAACAAGGACTAGCTATAAAAGCTCTTGGCATTCTCGAAGAGATGCCGAGGAAAGGCCTAACTCCGTGTCCTGTGTCCTACTCTACAGCGTTACAAGCATACCGAAGGATGAATGATGGGAATGGCGCTTTAAAGTTTATGATTGAGTTGAGAGAAAGATATCGTAATGGTGAGTTAGTGAAAGATGATGATGTAGATTGGGCTGATAAGATCTTGAAGCTCGAAAAGTTTACAAGACGTGTTTGCTACCAAGTAATGAGGATTTGGCTTGCGAAGGACGACCCCGCAAACACTAAGGTGTTGCAACTTCTAATGGAAATGGATAAAGCGGGATTGTCGCTTGATCGTGTTGAAGAAGAACGACTTATTTGGGCTTGTACGTGTGCCGAACACCATAATGTAGCAAAAGAATTGTACTACAGGATAAGAGAAAAGCAATGTAGTATAAGCTTATCTGTTTGTAATCATGTGATTTGGTTGATGGGGAAAGCTAGGAAATGGTGGGCAGCATTGGAGATTTATGAAGATTTGTTGGAGAAAGGACCAAAACCAAATAATTTGTCAAATGAACTAATTGTTTCTCACTTCAATGTTCTTCTCACAGCTGCGAAGAAACGAGGAATTTGGAGATGGGGCGTTAGGTTACTCGacaaaatggaagagaaaggTCTTAAACCCGGAATTCGGGAATGGAATGCCGTTCTTGTTGCCTGTTCCAGAGCTGCAGAAACGTCGGCAGCTATAGATATCTTTAGGAGAATGGTCGAAAAAGGTGAAAAACCGACTGTTCTTTCATATGGGGCATTACTAAGCGCTCTcgaaaagggaaagctctaCGACGAAGCACGTAACGTCTGGGATCATATGATTAAAGTTGGGGTGGAGCCGAACATCTATGCCTATACAACCATGACTTCGATTTTCACTGGCCAAGGAAAGTTTAATATGGTTGAAGTCACTCTCAATGATATGGTTACATCAGGCATTGAGCCAACAGTCGTCACATACAACGCGATAATTACGGGATGTGTCCGTAACGGGATGAGCAGTGTAGCTTACGAGTGGTTTCACCGCATGAAAGCTCGAAATATCTCTCCGGATGAGGTAAGTTACGAGTTGCTCGTTGAGGCCCTTGCAAAGGAAGGTAAACCAAGGCTGGCTTATGAGTTATACCTGAGTGCTAAGGATGAGGGTCTCAATCTTTCTTCTAAGATATATGATGCAGTAATTCAATCCTCTCAAGTTCATGGAGCCTCCATTGATATAAGATTATTAGGGCCGAGGCCACTCGACAAGAACAAGAGTTCATAG
- the LOC111791462 gene encoding pentatricopeptide repeat-containing protein At3g46610-like isoform X2 — MKPKRNSLGAWFLFAWTVEQPTIDDEISRVESNSRDDFRESSLDWDVYDPGNVNSENSHGRGNFKDEEGMEGEGDVKVDVRALARRLQLARTADDVEELLKDVGVLPLQVFSSIIRGFGRNRRLECAVALVEWLKKKKIETNGRIAPNLFIYNSLLGAVKQSGEFLKMEDVLTDMAQEGIVSNVVTYNTIMSIYLEQGLAIKALGILEEMPRKGLTPCPVSYSTALQAYRRMNDGNGALKFMIELRERYRNGELVKDDDVDWADKILKLEKFTRRVCYQVMRIWLAKDDPANTKVLQLLMEMDKAGLSLDRVEEERLIWACTCAEHHNVAKELYYRIREKQCSISLSVCNHVIWLMGKARKWWAALEIYEDLLEKGPKPNNLSNELIVSHFNVLLTAAKKRGIWRWGVRLLDKMEEKGLKPGIREWNAVLVACSRAAETSAAIDIFRRMVEKGEKPTVLSYGALLSALEKGKLYDEARNVWDHMIKVGVEPNIYAYTTMTSIFTGQGKFNMVEVTLNDMVTSGIEPTVVTYNAIITGCVRNGMSSVAYEWFHRMKARNISPDEVSYELLVEALAKEGKPRLAYELYLSAKDEGLNLSSKIYDAVIQSSQVHGASIDIRLLGPRPLDKNKSS, encoded by the coding sequence ATGAAGCCGAAGAGGAATTCCCTTGGGGCTTGGTTTTTATTTGCTTGGACTGTTGAACAACCAACGATTGATGATGAAATTTCTAGGGTTGAATCAAATTCTAGAGATGATTTTCGTGAGAGTAGTTTAGATTGGGATGTATATGATCCTGGCAATGTTAATAGTGAAAATAGCCATGGAAGAGGAAATTTTAAAGACGAGGAAGGAATGGAGGGAGAGGGAGATGTTAAGGTCGATGTTCGTGCACTAGCACGTCGGTTGCAGCTTGCTCGAACGGCGGATGATGTTGAGGAGCTTCTCAAGGATGTCGGCGTATTGCCTCTTCAAGTGTTCTCATCCATTATAAGAGGTTTTGGGAGGAACAGAAGGTTGGAATGTGCAGTGGCTCTTGTTGAATGgcttaagaaaaagaagattgaaACTAATGGTCGTATTGCGCCGAACTTGTTCATATACAACAGTCTTCTCGGTGCAGTTAAGCAATCCGGAgagtttttgaaaatggaagatgtcTTGACTGATATGGCACAGGAAGGAATCGTTTCAAATGTTGTTACGTACAATACGATTATGTCCATTTACTTGGAACAAGGACTAGCTATAAAAGCTCTTGGCATTCTCGAAGAGATGCCGAGGAAAGGCCTAACTCCGTGTCCTGTGTCCTACTCTACAGCGTTACAAGCATACCGAAGGATGAATGATGGGAATGGCGCTTTAAAGTTTATGATTGAGTTGAGAGAAAGATATCGTAATGGTGAGTTAGTGAAAGATGATGATGTAGATTGGGCTGATAAGATCTTGAAGCTCGAAAAGTTTACAAGACGTGTTTGCTACCAAGTAATGAGGATTTGGCTTGCGAAGGACGACCCCGCAAACACTAAGGTGTTGCAACTTCTAATGGAAATGGATAAAGCGGGATTGTCGCTTGATCGTGTTGAAGAAGAACGACTTATTTGGGCTTGTACGTGTGCCGAACACCATAATGTAGCAAAAGAATTGTACTACAGGATAAGAGAAAAGCAATGTAGTATAAGCTTATCTGTTTGTAATCATGTGATTTGGTTGATGGGGAAAGCTAGGAAATGGTGGGCAGCATTGGAGATTTATGAAGATTTGTTGGAGAAAGGACCAAAACCAAATAATTTGTCAAATGAACTAATTGTTTCTCACTTCAATGTTCTTCTCACAGCTGCGAAGAAACGAGGAATTTGGAGATGGGGCGTTAGGTTACTCGacaaaatggaagagaaaggTCTTAAACCCGGAATTCGGGAATGGAATGCCGTTCTTGTTGCCTGTTCCAGAGCTGCAGAAACGTCGGCAGCTATAGATATCTTTAGGAGAATGGTCGAAAAAGGTGAAAAACCGACTGTTCTTTCATATGGGGCATTACTAAGCGCTCTcgaaaagggaaagctctaCGACGAAGCACGTAACGTCTGGGATCATATGATTAAAGTTGGGGTGGAGCCGAACATCTATGCCTATACAACCATGACTTCGATTTTCACTGGCCAAGGAAAGTTTAATATGGTTGAAGTCACTCTCAATGATATGGTTACATCAGGCATTGAGCCAACAGTCGTCACATACAACGCGATAATTACGGGATGTGTCCGTAACGGGATGAGCAGTGTAGCTTACGAGTGGTTTCACCGCATGAAAGCTCGAAATATCTCTCCGGATGAGGTAAGTTACGAGTTGCTCGTTGAGGCCCTTGCAAAGGAAGGTAAACCAAGGCTGGCTTATGAGTTATACCTGAGTGCTAAGGATGAGGGTCTCAATCTTTCTTCTAAGATATATGATGCAGTAATTCAATCCTCTCAAGTTCATGGAGCCTCCATTGATATAAGATTATTAGGGCCGAGGCCACTCGACAAGAACAAGAGTTCATAG
- the LOC111791761 gene encoding classical arabinogalactan protein 6-like: MASQSFVLVFALIFVAAVAGVFAEAPTASPSESPAPKSAPSDSEESSPSSSPASSPADTPADTPADTPADTPADTPADTPADTPADTPADTPADTPADTPADTPADTPAETPSDAPAASSESSPSPSASAPTSPSEAPASNSPDSSPDSSPSVSPSPATDSPAASPADSGSPAASPDSDSSSPPSPTPDAADSPVADGPSEADGPSEADGPISDSPADSPDGDADSGTSALKLTSAAVCGAVAVAVAGLFAF, translated from the coding sequence ATGGCTTCTCAgtcttttgttcttgtttttgctCTGATCTTCGTCGCCGCCGTCGCCGGAGTTTTTGCCGAGGCACCCACCGCCTCCCCATCGGAATCCCCCGCGCCGAAATCCGCGCCTTCTGACTCCGAAGAGTCTTCTCCATCTTCCTCTCCGGCTTCCTCTCCAGCGGATACTCCGGCCGACACTCCGGCGGATACCCCGGCGGATACGCCGGCAGATACTCCGGCGGATACACCGGCAGATACTCCGGCGGATACACCGGCAGATACTCCGGCAGATACTCCGGCAGATACGCCGGCAGATACTCCGGCAGATACTCCGGCGGAGACACCGTCGGACGCTCCGGCGGCCTCATCTGAGTCGTCGCCATCCCCGTCAGCCTCTGCTCCGACTTCGCCCTCCGAGGCTCCGGCGAGCAACTCCCCCGACAGCTCCCCGGATTCCTCCCCTTCCGTTTCTCCTTCTCCGGCCACCGACTCCCCAGCTGCGTCTCCCGCCGACTCCGGCTCCCCCGCTGCCTCGCCTGATTCTGATTCGTCTTCTCCCCCCTCTCCCACCCCCGACGCCGCCGATAGCCCCGTTGCTGATGGCCCTTCGGAGGCTGATGGCCCTTCGGAGGCTGATGGCCCCATCTCTGATTCTCCGGCTGATTCGCCCGACGGTGATGCCGACAGCGGCACTTCTGCTCTGAAACTCACCTCCGCCGCCGTCTGTGGtgccgtcgccgtcgccgtcgccggaCTCTTCGCATTCTGA